A region of the Veillonellales bacterium genome:
TCAATTACATTGGCTGATAATAAATTATGGCCAATGCGCCGCCCCATATCCCGTTCCGGAAACACTACCCGATCCGCCCCTATTTTTTCCAGCATCCTGCCGTGCAAAACACTGTCCGCCTTGGCAATAATATAAGGGACACCAATTTCTTTTAACAGCAGCACCGTTAAAACACTGGCCTGCACATCATGTCCTATAGCTACAATCACAATGTCAAAATTACGAATGCCAAGAGATTTTAAAACATTCTCATCGGTTGTATCGGCAACAACCGCGTGGGTAAAACTATCCGACAATTTTTGGATGCGATCATGATTCGAATCTACCACCAATACTTCATGCCCCGCCTTAGATAAAGTTGTCGCAACACTTGTCCCGAATCTTCCTACGCCAATCACTGCATATTGTTTCTTTTTCATTGATATCCCTCCCTACCCTATAATTACTTTGCCGTCCGGATAACGCAGCAATGACTTTCTTGACTTTAACGCCAAGGACATCAGCAATGTCATCGTTCCCACCCGGCCAACGAACATGGTCAAGATCAGCCCTGCCTTACCAAACGAAGTGAGATAAGGCGTGATTCCTGTTGTCAGGCCAACCGTACCAAAACTGGAAACCACATCAAACAATATTTGAAGTGCTGAAAATGACTCCGTAAAGGTCATTACCAGCGTTACGATAATCACCAATCCAAGGGAAATCATCACAACAGTAAATGCTTTATAAACAACTTGCTGGGGAATGGTGCGGTGGAATAAACAGGGATCTTTTCGTCCGGTTACAGAGGCGGCAAGGGATGCTGTTAAGACAGCAAAAGTAGAAGTTTTAATTCCCCCGCCCATAGAGCAGGGGGATGCGCCGATAAACATCAGTATGACCAATATAATAAGCGAACCGTCTTTCATCGCTCCGATATCAATGCTGTTATATCCGGCCGTCCGGGCAGAAACCGCCTGAAAGAAGCTGGCTAAAACCTTGCCGCCGGCCGTAAGTTCTCCCATAGTTCTCTCATTAGCATATTCACCCATAAAAAGAAAAACCGTGCCGGAAAAAATGAGAACCAGGGTGGTGGCAAGTACTATTTTGCTATGTAAGGAAAGCCGCCGGGAAGAAGGAAAATGCACAATGTCGGCAATTACCGGAAAGCCGATGCCCCCGATAATAATCAATCCCGCTACGGTTAAATTAATCGTAACATCCTCAACATAAGCAGTCAGACTTTTATAATTTCCCAGCAAGTCAAAACCGGCGTTACAAAAAGATGACACGGCATGCCAATACCCATAATAGATACCTAATGAGCCAAAATCCTGATAAAACCGGACGGCAAGGATCGAACCGCCGATAAACTCAATAATCACAGTTGCCTTTATCACATAAATAACCAGCCGGACAACTCCCGCTAAATCGAACTGGTTGGTCGCTTCCTGAATCAGCAGCCTCTCCCTCAAATTAATTCTTTTACCGCTCAGCACGACAAACAAGGTGGCTACCGTCATAACCCCCAGTCCGCCTACCTGAATCAGCATAATGATCACCAGCTGACCGAAGACCGTAAACCGGGTTCCCGTATCCACCACTACCAGTCCGGTAACACAAACGGCAGATGCAGCGGTAAATAATGCATCAATAAAGCATAGACCTTCTCCTGTTTTCGAGGCAAATGGCAGCATCAGCAACCAAGCTCCAAATAGTATGAATCCGGCAAATCCGAGAGTAATAATCTGATAAGTAGTCAAATGCCACTGGGTCTGACCTAATATTTTTGTAAAACTATAGGGAATGCTCACTGCGATTCTCTCCTATCTGTACGCTAGAGAAACACCTGTTCTAGTTTTTGTTGATCAAAATTAATCCAGCCAAACAAAGGACGACTCCCAGCATTTTGTTGAGAGCAAACCCTTCTTTATAAAACAATATTCCCACAGGAATCAGCATAATGGCGAGAATAATATTGGCTACCAATGACCCTACGCTGATATTCCACCCTGCCCGGTAGGCCATTAAATAACCGAATTCAAGCCCGACAATAGAAACCCCTAAAGCAGCGCTGGTCCAGTTTAATCCTTTAAAGGATTGCAGCAATCCGTCGCCGGTTTTATAAAATTGCAAAGCCACAAGCGTCAAGGCAGCTGCCGTTAAATAAGTAATGAACAGGGAAGCAAAGGGATTCACAGTTTGAGGCGTTGATTTCTGACATATATTATATACAACATTAGAGGCAACAATAAGAACAATGGAAAACACATACATAAACATAAAGAACCCCGCTTATTTTCTGCAATATAACTAGGCTTTATAGATAATTATACACAAAAACCGCCAAGAATAAAGGGAAAGTGTCATTTTAAAGCTTCAGTCGGTCAATATGACCGGCGTTTTTGCCAGCCCCTTAGCGTAAGACCCGGCAGTAACCCTTTTTGCTGGTGCCTTCAGCTGCATTGCGTCCATGGCAAAAACAAATGGAATCATTCTGGTTGCAGGTACCTCCCCTGGGTACATTTACATGGATGCTGGATAAATATTCGGTTCATAATAATTCCGGAACTATCAAAAATAATCCGATATAGTTGCAATCTTACTGCTATAGCGGCTGCGAAAAAAAAGGCAGGTACAAACGTATATGGATTATTTGCTTGGACTCATCAGCATTATTGCAGTAAATCTGTTGCTAAGCGGCGATAATGCTTTGGTTATTGCACTGGCAAGCCGGAGACTGGCGCCTAAACAGCAACAGCGGGCCCTTGTCTGGGGAAGTGCCGGCGCAATCATCTTGCGTGCACTGTTAACGTTTGCAGCAATTTTTTTGCTGCAAATCCCTTATTTACAAATGGCCGGCGGTTTGGCGCTGCTATGGATTGCCGTAAAGCTTATCGCGGATGAGGGGGAACGCCGGCAAGAAACCTTCCTGGCAAAAAATACGTTAGCGGAAGCAATACAAACCATTATTGCCGCTGATCTTTTGATGAGTCTTGATAATGTCATCGCTATCGCCGGTGTGGCAAAAGGGAATGTGAGTTTGCTGATAGCAGGGCTGGCTGTCAGTATTCCGATTATTATTGGCGGCAGCAAACTCATCGGTATGCTTATGAATAAATGGCCGGCTATTATTACGATTGGCGCCGCCTTCTTAGGCTGGACTGCCGGTGAAATGGTAATCGCCGATAAAAAAGTTTTGCCTTTAGCGCTGCAATATCCCTGGCTTCATTGGGGGATACCGATTTTCTTTGCTATTGTGGTGGTGATCGCCGGCAAGGCATTGAGCCAACATAAGCATACTATTGCTTAATATTAGTTCGTTATACCGGCACCTGCCGATCTTTGGCGATACCATGCATTACATTGCCGGCACTAAAAAACACTACTTGCAAAATTTTCCGCAAGTAGTGTTTTTGCTGCTGTTTTGAATCAATCCGGATACTTATTTTTTGCCAGCAGCTTACCGGCCGCAGTCCGAAGATTTTTCGCGAAAATACCCGGCAGCTTTTCCCGCTGACGATCCAGTCCGTCTTCCTGGATATTGACCATTAAATCGGCTTCCCAGATGATCTGGAAATCAAGGCCGTCATTCTTCGACCAAGTGTGATGTCCGCCGACAATATAGGTTACCCGCTGGATGTCCGCTTCCTGTTCGCCTTGCCGAACCATGATTTTCCGCACAATCGCCGGACCTTCCTTTTCCTGATAAGGCCCGGCGGAAGAATGATACTTCTGTTCCGCCGCCTTAATGCCCACATCATGGAGCAAGGCCGTAATTGTAACGATTTTACGAAGAGCTGCGTCAACCTTCTCGCCATCCATAATGGTTTCGGCAATATTCAGCACCTTAAGGGCATGTTGAATTCGCCGCTGATCCGGCCCGAAATGTTCTTTGAGCTCTTTTATATATTTCTCCCGGTAATTCATCAAAGTATTATTTTCCATCTATTTTCGCTCCCTTCAGCCTCGCAGCTTAATTTCATTATATCCTCCGGATAAATACACCGCCGTGACCTTAGTTACCCTTCTGCCGTTTCTTTCAAAGCCGCCAGATTCTTAATGCGAACACTGGACTGATAAAAATCAATGCTGCCTTCGTCCCTCATCCGGCACATCTCCCGGGAAAGAGACTCCCGGGATACATTCAAAAATCCGGACAGCTCGCTGCGGTTCAACGGCAGTTCAAAAATTTCTTTTCCGCACCACTGATACTGCTCCAGCAGATAGGTGCTGATTTTTTCCCGCAGGCTTTTCATCGAAAAGTATTCGATTCGCCGGTTCAGCATCACCGCCCGGTCGGATATAATCCGCAGCATATTATAAATCAGCGCCCTATGACCGCCGCAGTTATGGCTGCAGCTTTCCACCATTTTATCCACCGGCAGAAAGAGAACGCGGCAATCGGTCTTGGCGTACACCGATGCCGGCCAAACCTTCCGGGAAGAAAAGGCTGCCATCTCGCCAAACAGATCACCGGTCTGCAGCATGGATATTACCACCCGTTTTCCGGTTACACTTTCTTTAATCACCGGTGCTTTACCGGACAGCAAAATCCCCACCCCGGCAAAAGATTCACCCATCATGGCAATATAGCTGTTTTTATGGTAGCTGTGAACTTGAGGCTGTAAACAAACCAGCATGGCTTTAAGCGTATTCGGAGCGATTCCTGCAAATAACAATGACTCTGACAATACCGGGACCCATTTTTCATCCATGGATGCTCACCTTTTTTAGTAACCACGGTTACCGTATTTTTAGTTTAAGTTTATTATACTGGGTTACAGAAAGCAATATAGCAGAGGAGGTTCCCTTTATGAAGCGGAAAATTGTCAAAATCAATGAGGAAAAATGCAACGGCTGCGGTCTCTGCATCAACGCCTGCCGGGAAGCTGCCCTCCGGCTGGTAGACGGGAAAGCCGCACTGGTAGCGGAATCTTATTGCGACGGCTTGGGAGCCTGCCTGCCCGATTGCCCTACCGGAGCGATCGAAATCGAAGAACGGGAAGCGGATTCCTTTGATGAAGCGGCGGTAAATCAGAACCTCGAGACGAATCATCACCAGCCAGAAGAGCTGCTATGCGGCTGCCCTGGCACTCATGCCGAAAAAATCGTCAGAGAAACTTCACCCCGGCCTGCGACCAATGTTAAAAAAGCCCCGGTTCCATCGGAGTTGCGGCAATGGCCCTGCCAAATCAAGCTGGTCCCCGTTAACGCCGACTACTTTGAAAACGCCAGTCTGCTTATTGCCGCCGACTGCACCGCTTTTGCCTATGGCAGCATTCATCCGGATTTTATCCGCAATAAAATCACTCTCATCGGCTGCCCCAAACTGGATAACGTCAATTATGCCGAAAAGCTGACTGAACTATTAAAAGCCCATAAAATCAAAAGCATTACCGTACTGCGCATGGAAGTCCCCTGCTGCGGCGGGATTGCGGCTGCCGTGAAGGAAGCGCTGAAAAACAGCGGCACCCTCATTCCCTGGCAGGTTGTAACCATCACTACGGATGGAAATATCAAAGACGAGTAAAAAATTAAATAAACGTAAAAGCAGCGAAAAATGAAATGCCTCCCTGATAAAATTCACTGCGGTTCATTCCATTCTTTTGGGCGGATAATTCAAGGTTATTCTCTATTGTACTCCTTCAAATTCGCGGGTATAATGTTAATAAACAATAGTTATTATTCATTAACATTATACCCGCGGAGGAATCTACTATGACAATTCAATTTAATTCCCAACCCCATCTGGTAATCGTCGGTGCCGGTTTTGGCGGTATTCGTGCGGCTCGGGCACTGGTTAAGGCGGATATACGGATCACCCTGATCGATAAGCACAATTATCACCTGTTCCAGCCGCTGCTTTATCAAGTATCTACTGCCGGCCTATCCGTTGACGATATTGCCTATCCAGT
Encoded here:
- a CDS encoding Crp/Fnr family transcriptional regulator, coding for MDEKWVPVLSESLLFAGIAPNTLKAMLVCLQPQVHSYHKNSYIAMMGESFAGVGILLSGKAPVIKESVTGKRVVISMLQTGDLFGEMAAFSSRKVWPASVYAKTDCRVLFLPVDKMVESCSHNCGGHRALIYNMLRIISDRAVMLNRRIEYFSMKSLREKISTYLLEQYQWCGKEIFELPLNRSELSGFLNVSRESLSREMCRMRDEGSIDFYQSSVRIKNLAALKETAEG
- a CDS encoding HD domain-containing protein gives rise to the protein MENNTLMNYREKYIKELKEHFGPDQRRIQHALKVLNIAETIMDGEKVDAALRKIVTITALLHDVGIKAAEQKYHSSAGPYQEKEGPAIVRKIMVRQGEQEADIQRVTYIVGGHHTWSKNDGLDFQIIWEADLMVNIQEDGLDRQREKLPGIFAKNLRTAAGKLLAKNKYPD
- a CDS encoding 4Fe-4S binding protein; amino-acid sequence: MKRKIVKINEEKCNGCGLCINACREAALRLVDGKAALVAESYCDGLGACLPDCPTGAIEIEEREADSFDEAAVNQNLETNHHQPEELLCGCPGTHAEKIVRETSPRPATNVKKAPVPSELRQWPCQIKLVPVNADYFENASLLIAADCTAFAYGSIHPDFIRNKITLIGCPKLDNVNYAEKLTELLKAHKIKSITVLRMEVPCCGGIAAAVKEALKNSGTLIPWQVVTITTDGNIKDE
- a CDS encoding EamA family transporter, producing MFMYVFSIVLIVASNVVYNICQKSTPQTVNPFASLFITYLTAAALTLVALQFYKTGDGLLQSFKGLNWTSAALGVSIVGLEFGYLMAYRAGWNISVGSLVANIILAIMLIPVGILFYKEGFALNKMLGVVLCLAGLILINKN
- a CDS encoding TrkH family potassium uptake protein, with the protein product MSIPYSFTKILGQTQWHLTTYQIITLGFAGFILFGAWLLMLPFASKTGEGLCFIDALFTAASAVCVTGLVVVDTGTRFTVFGQLVIIMLIQVGGLGVMTVATLFVVLSGKRINLRERLLIQEATNQFDLAGVVRLVIYVIKATVIIEFIGGSILAVRFYQDFGSLGIYYGYWHAVSSFCNAGFDLLGNYKSLTAYVEDVTINLTVAGLIIIGGIGFPVIADIVHFPSSRRLSLHSKIVLATTLVLIFSGTVFLFMGEYANERTMGELTAGGKVLASFFQAVSARTAGYNSIDIGAMKDGSLIILVILMFIGASPCSMGGGIKTSTFAVLTASLAASVTGRKDPCLFHRTIPQQVVYKAFTVVMISLGLVIIVTLVMTFTESFSALQILFDVVSSFGTVGLTTGITPYLTSFGKAGLILTMFVGRVGTMTLLMSLALKSRKSLLRYPDGKVIIG
- a CDS encoding TerC family protein; its protein translation is MDYLLGLISIIAVNLLLSGDNALVIALASRRLAPKQQQRALVWGSAGAIILRALLTFAAIFLLQIPYLQMAGGLALLWIAVKLIADEGERRQETFLAKNTLAEAIQTIIAADLLMSLDNVIAIAGVAKGNVSLLIAGLAVSIPIIIGGSKLIGMLMNKWPAIITIGAAFLGWTAGEMVIADKKVLPLALQYPWLHWGIPIFFAIVVVIAGKALSQHKHTIA
- a CDS encoding TrkA family potassium uptake protein; the encoded protein is MKKKQYAVIGVGRFGTSVATTLSKAGHEVLVVDSNHDRIQKLSDSFTHAVVADTTDENVLKSLGIRNFDIVIVAIGHDVQASVLTVLLLKEIGVPYIIAKADSVLHGRMLEKIGADRVVFPERDMGRRIGHNLLSANVIDYFELAPDLGIIEVEVPAKLVTSNLVEADLRSKYGITVIAIRRKDKLLLSPDPMEKFMPEDKLILVGDSLGIQRFEDAHS